In Elephas maximus indicus isolate mEleMax1 chromosome 4, mEleMax1 primary haplotype, whole genome shotgun sequence, a genomic segment contains:
- the BTG1 gene encoding protein BTG1, with protein sequence MHPFYTRAATMIGEIAAAVSFISKFLRTKGLTSERQLQTFSQSLQELMAEHYKHHWFPEKPCRGSGYRCIRINHKMDPLIGQAAQRIGLSSQELFRLLPSELTLWVDPYEVSYRIGEDGSICVLYEASPAGGSTQNSTNVQMVDSRISCKEELLLGRTSPSKNYNMMTVSG encoded by the exons ATGCATCCCTTCTACACCCGGGCCGCCACGATGATAGGCGAGATCGCCGCCGCCGTGTCTTTCATCTCCAAGTTTCTCCGCACCAAGGGACTCACGAGCGAGCGACAGCTGCAGACCTTCAGCCAGAGCCTGCAGGAGCTGATGGCAG AACATTATAAACATCACTGGTTCCCAGAGAAGCCGTGCAGAGGATCGGGTTACCGTTGTATTCGCATCAACCATAAAATGGATCCTCTGATTGGACAGGCAGCGCAGCGGATTGGACTGAGCAGTCAGGAGCTGTTCAGGCTTCTCCCCAGCGAACTCACGCTCTGGGTTGACCCCTACGAAGTGTCCTACAGAATCGGAGAGGATGGCTCCATCTGTGTGCTGTACGAAGCCTCACCAGCAGGAGGTAGCACTCAAAACAGCACCAACGTGCAAATGGTAGACAGCAGAATCAGCTGTAAGGAGGAACTTCTGTTGGGCAGAACAAGCCCTTCCAAAAACTACAATATGATGACTGTATCAGGTTAA